A genomic window from Salvia miltiorrhiza cultivar Shanhuang (shh) chromosome 5, IMPLAD_Smil_shh, whole genome shotgun sequence includes:
- the LOC131025317 gene encoding uncharacterized protein LOC131025317 isoform X1, with the protein MGIIRPIDPIIPITKLKKAQKSPWSQLSNSQISIGSARSRFTLTSPGETHPNSSAAAARLRRRCSPPSPLLASAADWCPLAADCCRALWNSLLSATPGVPALSSARRREAAPALLKETKYLKEEKDALLLWACSWAEDASMEPCSFTSAN; encoded by the exons ATGGGTATTATAAGACCCATAGACCCAATAATACCCATTACCAAACTTAAAAAAGCCCAAAAAAGCCCATGGTCTCAACTCTCAAACTCTCAAATCTCAATTGGATCTGCACGCAGCCGCTTCACGCTCACTTCACCGGGTGAGACTCACCCCAATTcttccgccgccgctgctcgcCTCCGCCGCCGTTGCTCGCCTCCGTCGCCGCTGCTCGCCTCCGCCGCTGATTGGTGTCCCCTCGCCGCTGATTGTTGTCGCGCTCTTTGGAATTCGCTGCTCTCCGCCACGCCAGGAGTTCCTGCGCTCTCCTCCGCACGCCGCCGCGAAGCTGCTCCTGCACTCCTCAAG GAAACGAAGTATTTGAAAGAGGAAAAAGATGCGCTTTTGTTGTGGGCATGTAGCTGGGCAGAGGATGCTTCCATGGAACCTTGTTCTTTCACTAGTGCTAATTGA
- the LOC131025317 gene encoding uncharacterized protein LOC131025317 isoform X2 produces the protein MGIIRPIDPIIPITKLKKAQKSPWSQLSNSQISIGSARSRFTLTSPGETHPNSSAAAARLRRRCSPPSPLLASAADWCPLAADCCRALWNSLLSATPGVPALSSARRREAAPALLKEKDALLLWACSWAEDASMEPCSFTSAN, from the exons ATGGGTATTATAAGACCCATAGACCCAATAATACCCATTACCAAACTTAAAAAAGCCCAAAAAAGCCCATGGTCTCAACTCTCAAACTCTCAAATCTCAATTGGATCTGCACGCAGCCGCTTCACGCTCACTTCACCGGGTGAGACTCACCCCAATTcttccgccgccgctgctcgcCTCCGCCGCCGTTGCTCGCCTCCGTCGCCGCTGCTCGCCTCCGCCGCTGATTGGTGTCCCCTCGCCGCTGATTGTTGTCGCGCTCTTTGGAATTCGCTGCTCTCCGCCACGCCAGGAGTTCCTGCGCTCTCCTCCGCACGCCGCCGCGAAGCTGCTCCTGCACTCCTCAAG GAAAAAGATGCGCTTTTGTTGTGGGCATGTAGCTGGGCAGAGGATGCTTCCATGGAACCTTGTTCTTTCACTAGTGCTAATTGA
- the LOC131025316 gene encoding uncharacterized protein LOC131025316: MPEEDKNQCRQRQRVVLEQESNPSKMAASASSSSPIILLFVFFLFFIAQSQSHTFNATNHNSKKLKHITAHLMKINKPAVKTILSPDGDIIDCVLTHQQPAFDHPLLQGQIPMDPPERPKGLHTTTTTTATTTTEDTFPENFQTWTSSGESCPENTIPIRRTSEQDLLRASSVRRFGRKIRRPIRRDSSSNGHEHAVGYVSGDQYYGAKASINVWAPRVANKYEFSLSQMWVIGGSFGDDLNTIEAGWQVSPEIYGDNYPRFFTYWTSDAYQATGCYNLLCSGFVQTNNKIAIGAAISPTSSYNGGQFDISLLIWKDPKHGNWWLEFGNGVLVGYWPTFLFTHLRDRANMVQFGGEIVNSRSSGAHTSTQMGSGHFAGEGFGKASYFRNLQVVDWDNSLIPLSNLRVLADHANCYDIRGGINRVWGNYFYYGGPGRNSRCS; the protein is encoded by the exons ATGCCAGAAGAAGACAAAAACCAATGTAGACAGAGACAAAGAGTTGTGTTAGAACAAGAATCAAATCCCTCAAAAATGGCTgcttctgcttcttcttcttccccaatcattcttctctttgttttcttcctcttttttaTTGCACAATCACAATCACACACTTTCAATGCTACAAATCACAATTCCAAGAAACTCAAACACATTACAGCCCACCTCATGAAAATCAACAAACCTGCTGTCAAGACAATTCtg AGCCCTGATGGTGATATCATTGATTGTGTATTGACTCATCAACAGCCTGCTTTTGATCATCCTTTACTCCAAGGCCAAATTCCCATG GATCCGCCCGAGAGGCCAAAAGGGCTTCACACGACAACGACAacaacagcaacaacaacaacagaaGACACGTTTCCTGAAAACTTCCAAACGTGGACATCGTCTGGCGAATCTTGCCCGGAAAACACGATTCCGATAAGGCGAACATCGGAGCAAGATCTCTTAAGAGCAAGCTCCGTCCGAAGATTCGGCCGCAAAATTAGAAGGCCCATTAGAAGAGATTCCTCCAGCAATGGCCATGAG CATGCTGTGGGGTATGTGAGTGGCGATCAATATTATGGTGCAAAAGCGAGTATAAATGTGTGGGCTCCACGAGTTGCAAATAAATACGAATTCAGCCTTTCGCAAATGTGGGTTATCGGAGGCTCCTTTGGCGACGATCTCAACACCATCGAGGCAGGCTGGCag GTTAGCCCAGAGATCTATGGGGACAATTATCCTAGGTTCTTCACCTACTGGACT AGTGATGCCTATCAAGCAACTGGATGTTATAATTTGTTGTGCTCAGGCTTTGTTCAGACCAATAATAAAATAGCTATTGGCGCTGCAATTTCCCCAACGTCGTCGTATAATGGAGGCCAATTTGATATTAGCTTGCTAATTTGgaag GATCCAAAGCATGGGAATTGGTGGCTAGAGTTTGGAAATGGGGTTCTAGTTGGGTATTGGCCAACGTTTCTATTCACACACCTGCGCGATCGTGCAAATATGGTACAATTTGGGGGCGAAATTGTAAATAGTAGAAGTTCGGGGGCGCACACATCGACGCAAATGGGGAGTGGGCATTTTGCAGGAGAGGGGTTCGGAAAAGCGTCTTATTTCAGAAATCTACAAGTGGTGGATTGGGATAATAGCCTTATCCCTTTATCGAATCTGAGAGTTTTGGCCGATCATGCAAATTGTTATGATATAAGGGGTGGAATTAATAGAGTTTGGGGTAATTATTTCTATTATGGAGGACCGGGGAGAAATTCGAGGTGTTCTTGA